The following is a genomic window from Candidatus Firestonebacteria bacterium RIFOXYD2_FULL_39_29.
GGAAATAGGATATGGCAAATCTAAACGGGCACGAAGTTGGAAACGACGGATACAGCCAAGAAGAGCCTGTAATCACTACGTCACCGTTCTACTCGACTAAAATATCTTACAAGAGGTGTGAAATGACAGATAACGCGTTAGCTGTATTTGAAAACTATAAAATTCGGCGGCATTACGATGAGGAAAATGAGATGTGGTACTTCTCGGTGGTTGATATCATTTCCGTGCTAATTCAACAGCCGGATTATCAATCTGCAAGAAATTATTGGAAAGTATTGAAAAACCGGTTAAAGAAGGAAGGAAGTGAGTCGGTTACAAAATGTAACCGACTGAAATTGGAAGCTGCTGATGGCAAGAAATACCTTACTGATGTAGCCGGTCCGGAACCCCTTTTGCGTCTTATTCAATCTGTACCAAGCCCAAAAGCTGAGCCTATCAAATTATGGTTTGCAAATCAAATTAGGGACAGCGACCAATAAAAACACGAAAGTGAACGCATAAATAATAAAACGAAATGACAAGTGCCCTTGCTACATTGGTGGTCAATATTGAAGATGCTGTCTGTGTAAATGAGAACATTAATTTCAGATTCAGGAGAAGAAAATGGGAAATAATAAAAAGAAGGATGAACTCTGGCAGGAGGCGTACAGAAAATGCCGGCTTTCGGCAAGACATATTCAAATGGCGAAGGAGATGGGACTTAATCCTCTAAGTTTAATTAAAAATATTCCTAATCCCAAGGATCAATGGAAACTCCCTGTCAGAGACTGGATAGAAGAAATATATGAAAAAAGATTTAAAAAAAATATCGGAGATAGCCCCTCTTGAGACGGGCAAACACAATAAATGTTTGGTTGAGGAGGATATTTGTTTTTTGAAAGCGAAATCTCGAAATATAGAAAATGGAGAAGCGTTGGTTTAGAACTGGTTAATAACCGGATATATAAAGGTTTGCCAAAAGAATATATTCTTGAAGCTGCAAAAGACTTGCGTATATTGAAAAATGAAATAATTGTTTTTGGAGAAAATGATACAAACTATTTGCCGGATAGAGCAATTTATGATATTGAAAGAAACGGCGAATTCTGGATTGATCAATATATAAAGACACTTGGAAGCAGTTTAACTCGCAAAGAATACAAATTTGCAGAGGCGATGAAAGATTCTTTTTATTCATTGTTTTTTATCAATGATTCTGAAGAAGGCAAGTTGCTTCATGTAATGGATGTATTTTCAGGGGAGAAATATCGGATAATGGATATTAATTTGAGCCAGTCAGATATGGAGTCCGGATTTTTATTGTCTGCAAGAATTCTTTCCATTGATGGGATAAATTTCGCATCCGGAGCAAGTTGTATCTTCAGAAAAGAGCATCTTGCGGAATTAAAGAAAAACTTTACGGAGCTTTATGAGAAAAAGAAGAATGAAATGAGCTGGCAGAAAATGATGAGAAAATACAGTTTTTATTTTTATCTTATGGCGAAGAAATATAATGAAGTGAAAGTATATACAGATACAGGAACGTCTTTATGAGGAGCCGATCCAAATTAGGGACAACGACAAAAAATTGGGGACAGCCCCAGGGTCGGTGCAGTCCCCTGACAGTTTGTGAGGAAAAATGATTATAAGATGTACCGTAAAACTTATGAAAGAGATGGGGATAGAACCGAAAATGGCGGCGGTTGATGCCGGCGGCAGTACAACTCTTGGGGATTGGCATGCTAATTTGTTTTATCTGGATAGGAAGAAGAATGTTATATTTATGAATGATAAAACGGTGTATACCGTTATTGCTTTTCAGGTGAACAGGGAACAGATTCGGGATTTGGGGAAGATTTTGAGGCGGGAACTGGGGAAAACTCTTCTTCAGGACGGTGTGGACGGCGCTTTGATACAAAAACTGGTTGAAGAAATAAAAAATGTGAGTTTTGGCCCTACGAATAACAGAAGAGTCGTAGGGGCAATGGTTGATCATACTAAATATATGTGGAACTATATAGATAACCCGGATACCGGCTGGAGCGAGGAGAACTTGAGCAATACCATCAAGCTGATGAACAGGACTCCGATGCTTGCTCCGGCGTATGTGTATGCCGTTGATTTGCTTGGAGTGCTTCTTGGAATTAAAATATCCACAAAAAAAGATTGAAAATATAAATTCATCAACAAGGCGGAAAGATATGAGCGACAATAAATTTAAGGTAATTGAAGGCGGCGCGGGGAAAACTCCGGGGTTAACTATTTTGTTGACCGAAAAAGAGCGGAAATTTCTTCTTGACGAATGTATTATTGATGATCCCGATATAATAGAGGCAATTGAAACTGCTCCCCTCAATGGCAAAAATTACACCCTTACACTGCCCGATGAAGATATGGAACATCTGGACGGGTGCGTGAGTTTTGTTTATGGCGAGTATGCCGCAGAAAACCACGGAGGTAACTCCGTGGATGAATGCGGCATGAATAATAAATTGAATTCCACTTGCCGAAACTCCGGACGTAAGTCCGCAGAGGTTTATAATCATGAGAAATCAAAGAAGAAATTAAAAATTTGTGAAGGCATCTTAGATAAGACAGATCCTGCGGTCTACGGTGAAGACAGCATTTATGGAGATGAACTTATTCGAAAAGAGCTTCTGAGGCAGCAGCTCATTGAGGTAATAAATACGCAGATAAGCGAAAATAATCCTCCGGAAACAAAACTGACCTACGACAGGCTGATGAAACAGTTTAAAGACCATGATGAAGTTATGAGGCATATCGGCTGTGTTATCGTTGCTGAAATATTTGATGTGCTAAAAAAGAAGGAACCGTACAACAAAGAAAGATATGTGGAAAAATTGAATAACCTTCCCGACCTTTCCTGGATGAATGAATGAAAAAAATTAATCTGAAAAAACGCGCTCTACTTTTGTCTTATTTCACTGTCTTATATAATATTGCCGAAGGGCTGATATCGGTTTTTGCAGGGGCTGCGGCGGGGAGTATTTCGCTTGTCGGGTTTGGGTTGGATAGTTTTGTTGAATCTTTATCCGGAGGGGTGATGATATGGCGGTTTTCTCCGGGGAAAAAAGTAAGTGAAGAGGAAGAAGAAAAGATAGAGAGAAGGGCGGAAAAATTCGTAGCGATGACGTTTTTTATCCTATCCGCTTACGTTTTATACAGTTCCATAAGTAAACTCGTTTTACATGAAGTGCCGCAGACAAGTATCCTGGGGTTTGCTATAACAATACTGTCGCTCATTATTATGCCGATACTATATGTTATGAAGTACAGGACCGGCATGCAGTTGAAAAGCCGCAGTCTTATAGCGGATTCGAAAGAAACTCTTGCGTGTTGTTATCTTTCCGGAGCTGTTCTAATAGGTCTGATTCTTAATGCGTTGATTGGATGGTGGTGGTCGGATCCTGTGGTCGGGCTCATTATAGTGTATTTTCTTGTAAAAGAAGGAATAGAAGCCTGGAAAGGCGAATGTGAATGTTGTTTGGAGTAATGTGACCTGGATCATATAGGGAAAACAACTTCCATGAGATTATTTAGTAAGGAAATATTTTAAGTTAATAAAAAAAAATGATCCCCACCCTATCCCTCCCCTTAGAAAGGGAGGGAAGTATATGGAAAGGAGAGAGAAAAATATGGCTGAAAATGTGATAATAAATGAAGTAACGTGTACGGGGTGCAAAAAGTGCGTTGATATGTGCCCGCAGGGAATACTCTATATTGACGAGAAGACGAAGAAATGCAAAGTGACGGATGCCTCAAAATGCGACCGTCTCGGGGGTTGTGAGAGAGTATGCAAAAGCAAATCCATAAAAATATCCTAAAGGAAAAGAAAATGGTATTCAAAGTAATTATCGGAGTTGTCGTCGGTGCCTTAATCGGCGCGGGAAGCGGATACTTGTTCAGCTGTGCCGGCGGAACCTGTCCTTTAGCCGGAAGTCCCTGGCGCGGAGCCATTACGGGAGCTATACTGGGCTTGATTTTTACAATTTAAAAACCGGAGGTCTCTATGAAACTGGGAATAGTAATATATTCAAATGAAGCAGAGGTGGTTTGGAACGCGTTCCGGCTGGCAAATTTTTCGCTTGGAGAAAAGGATGATGTAAGTGTATTCCTCCTTGCCAAGGGTGTGGAGTATGAAGCCCTTTCTGGTGCAAAATACAATATAGTTGAGCTGGCGCAAAAGCTTTTGGATGCAGGCGGCAAGATACTTGCATGCGGAACCTGCCTAAAACAAAGGCAGAAAGACGGCAGTCAGTTGTGTCCTCTTTCAACAATGAAAGATCTGTACCAGATGATAAAAGAATCGGATAAGGTTGTAACATTCTAAGGAGTTATTTCCGTTATGGAAAAAATCTATCTGGATTATAATGCTACAACGCCTATACATCCGCTCGCGGCAAAAGAGATGGAGAAGTATATTTATGAATACTTCGGTAATCCTTCGAGTTCGCATTGGGCGGGGAAGAAGGCGCATGACGGGGTTGAAAACGCGCGAAAGCAAGTTGCCTCTCTTCTGGGATGCTTGCCGGAAGAGATTGTTTTTACGAGCGGCGGTACGGAATCAAATAACTATGCTATTCGCGGCGCAGCGGAACTGCTTAAACATAAAGGTAATCACATAATTACTACCCGGATAGAGCATCCTGCGGTCCTAAAACCGTGTCAGTACCTTGAGAAAAAAGGATTTGAGGTGACTTACTTGCCTGTAGATAAGTATGGCCGCGTAAGTCCTGATGCTGTCAGGAAAGCAGTAAAACCTTCTACAATTTTGATAACTATCATGCATGCGAATAATGAAGTGGGAACGATTCAGCCGCTTAAAGAGATTTCTGAAATTGCAAAAAAATATAAGATATTATTTCATACGGATGCCGCTCAAAGCGTCGGGAAGATACCGACTAAGGTTGAGGAGTTGGGCGTTGACCTTCTTACGGTAGCCGGGCATAAGTTATATGCGCCGAAAGGTATCGGTGTTCTCTATATCAGAGAAGGCGTAGGTCTGCAGCCGCTGATATTAGGAGCGGGTCATGAGCGTGGTCGCAGAGCCGGGACGGAGAATGTTATACAAATCGCAGGCCTGGGAAAAGCTTGTCAGCTCATGGAAAAGGAAATGGAGAAACACTCTAAAAAGATAAAAAACCTGAGAGACTATTTTTATCTTGGAATAAAGAAATTGAAAGTTGAAACGATGTTTAACGGGGATCCGGAAAACGGTCTTCCTAATACCCTGAATATAAGCTTCAAAGGTATTAACAGCAATAAACTACTGGAAAAAATACCGTCCCTGGCGGTTTCCACCGGCTCGGCTTGTCACGCGAATTCTTCTGAACCTTCGAAAGTTCTTATGGCTATGGGGATGAAAAAAGAGGAAGCCTTTGGCGCAATAAGATTTAGTTTGGGCTTGTTCACGACAAAAAATGATATTGAACATGCATTAGCAATACTAAACAAAGCCCTTAAGAAGTAAAAGTAAAGTTATAGCTCATTTCTTAAACTCTGAAGTTCATTAGGATTTCGATAGGTCTAATTTCCTCCCTCTTTTCTCTAATCCCTTTGCCTTTCCTTTGTTTTTGTAGTAAAATACAGATGTAATTGATTTATTGGGTGAAAAGAGAAGGGGCGTTGTTTAATAGGAGAGACTATTGTCTCTAATTTTAAAGAAACAGCAAATTTTATAATGAGGTTTCATGGAAATTAAGCAGGTTAAAAAGCTTATAAGGCAGAAAGAGGGCTTGCACCTTGAGTTTAAATCCGGACGCGATGGTGTTGGGAATTCTTTTTATGAGAGCGTTTGCGCGTTCATGAACACAGAAGGGGGGGACATTTTTGTCGGCGTAAACGACAAGGGCATTGTGGACGGGGTAGATCCTGCTTCCTTGGAAAAAACAGGGACAGAGATAATAACCACCCTGAGCAATTCCAATAAAATTGATCCTGCGGTATCTCTGGAGCCGGTACGATATGAACTCAACGGGAAGAGCATCTTGCACCTTTCGGTTCCTGAGAGCTCAAGAGTGCACAAGCTAAAGGGAGTTGTTTATGCGAGACGGGGCGAGAGTGATCTCAAACTCGCTTCTCAGGACGAAATATCAAAAATATATATAAAAAAACAGAACTATTACGCGGAAACAAAGGTTTACAAGGATATAAAGTACAAACAACTAGACGGGAAGACCATAGCTAAGGCGCGAAATTATATTGCCTCAGGGAAACCGGGACATCCCTGGCTGGCTTACAAGAATGAAGAGTTCCTTGAAAAAGCAGAATTGTATAAAAATTCAGGAAGGTCTGCTGATAAGGGCCCGACTCTGGCTGCAATTCTTCTGTTTGGTAAAACAGAAACAATACGCTCGATTATGCCTCAATATAAAGTGGACTGCCTTGTAAAGAGAATCAATGTTGACAGGTACGATGACCGCCTTGAGATCAAACAAAACCTTATTGAAACATATTTACTTATGATGGGGTTTGTTGAGCGATATCTTCCGGATCCGTTTTATATGGAAGGTTATACAAGGTTAAGTCTCAGGGAAAAGATATTCAGAGAGATTGCAGGGAATTTGCTT
Proteins encoded in this region:
- a CDS encoding sulfur reduction protein DsrE, translating into MGIVIYSNEAEVVWNAFRLANFSLGEKDDVSVFLLAKGVEYEALSGAKYNIVELAQKLLDAGGKILACGTCLKQRQKDGSQLCPLSTMKDLYQMIKESDKVVTF
- a CDS encoding cysteine desulfurase NifS, which translates into the protein MEKIYLDYNATTPIHPLAAKEMEKYIYEYFGNPSSSHWAGKKAHDGVENARKQVASLLGCLPEEIVFTSGGTESNNYAIRGAAELLKHKGNHIITTRIEHPAVLKPCQYLEKKGFEVTYLPVDKYGRVSPDAVRKAVKPSTILITIMHANNEVGTIQPLKEISEIAKKYKILFHTDAAQSVGKIPTKVEELGVDLLTVAGHKLYAPKGIGVLYIREGVGLQPLILGAGHERGRRAGTENVIQIAGLGKACQLMEKEMEKHSKKIKNLRDYFYLGIKKLKVETMFNGDPENGLPNTLNISFKGINSNKLLEKIPSLAVSTGSACHANSSEPSKVLMAMGMKKEEAFGAIRFSLGLFTTKNDIEHALAILNKALKK